One Candidatus Devosia phytovorans genomic window carries:
- a CDS encoding Gfo/Idh/MocA family oxidoreductase, with protein MKSTIGVGLIGTGYMGKCHALAWNGVKAVFGDGPKPVLAHLAEVNADIARKKADEFGFEKSTGDWRELIADPAVHVVSVTTPNAFHAEMAIAALQAGKHVWCEKPMAVALADAERMAAAAKQAGRVAVLGYNYIQNPLIRQIGQILADGTIGTVNHVRLEMDEDFMADPEALFYWKSEASSGYGALDDFGVHPLSLLQVLFGRPTKVFAHLTKPYATRPTKDGTPRAVETFDIASVLFELGDSISGVMALDRSAWGRKGRIALQIFGSKGTLVFDQERFNELQLYVTSDKPTEQGFRTILSAPQHAPYDRFIPAPGHGLGFNDLKIIECHELLKRIAGEDARVIDFDTGLGIERVVHAMAQSHYEQRWVDIA; from the coding sequence ATGAAATCGACAATCGGCGTTGGCCTGATCGGCACCGGCTACATGGGCAAGTGCCATGCCTTGGCGTGGAATGGCGTGAAAGCCGTGTTCGGCGATGGACCAAAACCCGTGCTGGCGCATCTGGCCGAGGTCAATGCGGATATTGCCCGCAAGAAGGCCGATGAATTCGGCTTCGAAAAGTCCACCGGCGACTGGCGCGAACTGATCGCAGATCCGGCCGTGCATGTCGTTTCCGTCACCACGCCCAATGCCTTTCACGCCGAAATGGCCATCGCTGCACTGCAAGCTGGCAAGCATGTCTGGTGCGAAAAGCCCATGGCCGTGGCGCTGGCCGATGCCGAGCGCATGGCCGCTGCGGCAAAACAGGCGGGCAGGGTGGCGGTGCTCGGCTACAATTACATCCAGAATCCGCTCATCCGCCAGATCGGTCAGATCCTGGCCGATGGCACGATCGGCACGGTGAACCACGTCCGCCTGGAAATGGACGAGGATTTCATGGCTGATCCCGAGGCGCTGTTCTACTGGAAGAGCGAAGCCAGCTCCGGCTATGGCGCACTTGACGATTTCGGCGTGCATCCGCTCAGCCTGCTGCAGGTGCTGTTCGGGCGGCCGACCAAGGTCTTTGCCCACCTGACCAAGCCCTATGCGACGCGTCCGACCAAGGACGGCACGCCGCGCGCGGTGGAAACCTTTGATATCGCCAGCGTGCTGTTCGAGTTGGGCGACAGCATTTCCGGCGTCATGGCGCTCGATCGCTCCGCCTGGGGCCGTAAGGGCCGCATTGCGCTGCAGATCTTCGGCAGCAAGGGCACGCTGGTCTTCGATCAGGAGCGCTTCAACGAGCTCCAGCTCTATGTCACCTCCGACAAGCCGACCGAACAGGGCTTCCGCACCATTCTCTCTGCCCCCCAGCATGCACCCTATGACCGCTTCATCCCCGCGCCTGGCCATGGCCTCGGCTTCAATGACCTCAAGATCATCGAATGCCACGAGCTGCTGAAACGCATCGCTGGCGAGGACGCTCGCGTCATCGACTTCGATACTGGCCTCGGCATCGAACGCGTGGTTCACGCCATGGCACAAAGCCATTATGAGCAGCGCTGGGTCGACATCGCCTGA